The stretch of DNA TGAGTCCTCACTAAAGAACTGTAAGACACCTGGATGGGGAAGACATAACTGTGGACATCATAAAGATGCTGGAGTCATCTGCAActgtgagtttaaaatattcataattgaAGCACAAATttaatattgtacattttattttgtaaaggaATGGCACTATGAGAGCTAGATATAAGAAATCATGAATTAAAGAAGGTCTTGTTCTTTCAAATGCCATATGTCACAtatctttttcaaataaaagaagatacaCAAATATgtggaagagaaaaaaaaaacaagttacttgtgtaattatattatttgtGTGGACAATAGCTGTCAGGTTGGTAAACGGCAGTCATTCCTGTTCTGGACGAGTGGAGGTTCTCTATAATGGAACATGGGGAACAGTGTGTGATGATGGCTGGGATCTGTCAGATGCTGCAGTGGTGTGTAGAGAACTGGGCTGTGGGAATGTGATTGAGGCAAAAAGAGGTACTTATTTTGGACAAGGACTGGGGCCAATATGGATGGATGATGTTCAATGTGTTGGGAATGAATCTACACTGAATAACTGTTCATCAGATGGATGGGGAGTACACAGCTGTAGCCATCAACAAGATGCTGGAGTCATCTGCCAATGTGGGTCAAAATATTCAAAGAATTTATGTAATGttgtataataaattaaaaagaataaaaatttttgtttttcattttgtgtGGATAATAGCTGTCAGACTGGTGAATGGCAGTAACTCCTGTTCTGGACGAGTGGAGGTTCTCTATAATGGAATATGGGGAACAGTGTGTGATGATTACTGGGATCTGTCAGATGCTGCAGTGGTGTGTAGAGAGATGGGCTGTGGGAATGTGATAGAGGCAAAGAGTGTTGCTTATTTTGGACAAGGATCAGGACAGATATGGATGGATAATGTAAACTGCATTGGCACTGAGACCTCACTTAAGAACTGTAGGACACCTGGATGGGGAATACATGACTGTGGACATCATGAAGATGCTGGAGTGATCTGCAACTGTGagtcaaaaatatttataattgaataattgaatattgtacattttcttttttaaggaATGATCCAAGAGAGCTAAACAGAAGAAATCTtgaattaaatgaattaaagaAGGTCTTGTTCTTTCTTATGCCATATGCCATTGCTCTTTTTCAAATGAAAGAAGGCAAACAAAtatgtgggggaaaaaaacatcttacttgtgtctttttattatttatctgGATAATAGCTGTCAGGTTGGTGAATGGCAGTCACTCCTGTTCTGGACGAGTGGAGGTTCTCTATAATGGAACATGGGGAACAGTGTGTGATGATGGCTGGGGTCTGTCAGATGCTGCAGTGGTGTGTAGAGAGATGGGCTGTGGAAATGTGAAAGAGGCAAAGAGTGGCGCTTATTTTGGACAAGGATCAGGACAGATATGGATGGATGATGTAAATTGTGCTGGGAATGAGTCCTCACTAAAGAACTGTGGGACAGTTGGATGGGGAATACATAACTGTAGACATCATAAAGATGCTGGAGTCATCTGCAACTGTGAGTTTAAAACATTCATAACTGAAGCACAAAAGTAATATtgcacattttcttttttaaaggaATGACCCCTGAGAGCTAGATATAAGAAACCATGAATTAAAGAAAGTCTTGTTCTTTCGAATGCCATATGTTGCTGATCTCGAGACTGTTTTGTCTGACCCTGCTGAATTTTCATTTGCAGTTCTGTTTTATTATTGTCTTCATGCTGATTTCTGTCATTGCAGGTTTAAATATGCTGCTAGAAGGATGCGATGTAAGTtgagttcccattcagtcagtcatgttcgacgtacgtcagacAGACTGACGAATAGGAATCTACTATAGGCCAATAGGAAGTAGAataggccaatctacttcgagtgtaactaaatgagacaatgcacattggcatggaatcatatgcatcagctgctctcCTCGCAGCACGGGTATATAAggtgcatcttcagcttttcgcttcgaaGCTGAACTACATGGTGGTGTCTACGAGCGAGTGTGAAAAGAAAATTAGTCAGCTCTTTTGGAAACTGCTCTTCGTTTGGTGCAGGCtgacagcacagcagcggggccgatctctcttctttattttctgattttctttgttttgccttttttaatTGAGCAAACACGTTTCCAGCTGTTAGTTGTGCCCCTCactcctcacgacagcccctccctggcccattcctctgaggaaggacctactttctcagagacggggcataCTTTGGCACCGGcgttcaggacctcagactagctctttgtctgttacggaggccagcagaagggaaaggctgtctccaagcagaggatggcccactggatagtggatgccatcgccctggcttaccaagctcagagcgtgccctgcccgctcaggttgcatgcgcactccacgagaggtgtcgcatcctcctgagcgctggctcgtggcgcctcgctgacagtcatttgtagagctgcaggctggacgacacctaacacgttcactagattctatagccttcgtgtcgagccggtctcctcccgtgttctcacctcaggtcagaggcacggagaggccccggctttgTGTTGGCTTGCTGTGCTTATATGTGATTATTTCTctagagagtccctacaaggcagaccctgttgagtcctccgatCTCCCTTCGGCAGCCCACATGGCAGAGCATCTGgtgccaggcctatactccactgcatccttgagaaccggatttaggctgggttccatatgtgtgaccctacggggatcccatatggctggTTCCATGGTTGCTCCTAAATGatgcccgtgtctttccctctagGAGAACCCATCCCTCAtcgagttggagtcaccccagttcttccatatgtagcacagccctaggGTTAGTCCATCTGTTCTtttccacataactccttcggggaaggatgtgttTTCTGCAGCGTTCCTTTTCCACaaaagggtacgctttcccagtgttatcaaatagtctcactgaatgggttttggggaacagcagtgatcgacactctctgtgttagccTTGTCCCACcgtcctcaggcaagggggtcaGGTGGCTTActacagagcgctggaaggaggcagctcctgtggcgctttttTAGGGATTCCTATTCTTCGGTCTGTCTGATGTACgttgaacgtgaccgactgaatgggaaagtctcggttacaaaggtaaccctcgttccctgaagaaGGGAACGGAGatgtacgtcccgtcgccacagtcgctgtaccccgctgatgcagCCACCTGcttggttcggctcctcagcgaaacctgaagatgcaacacacctgctgctcattatatacccgcgctgcgaggagAGCAGCTGacgcatatgattgcatgccaatgtgcattggctcgtttagttataCTCAACTCTCTAGCGAAATTCCTATTCGTcagtctgtccgacgtacgtctccgttccctccttcagggaacgagggttacctttgtaactgAGACATTTCTGCATTGtagatatatttgaaatatgaatatgaataatgaTTTTTCTATTTATTCTTGTTGGTTCAGTGCACAAACTACATTTTGTTTGCTATTAATGTtgcaaaacataattaaaatcaCAGTATGTCTTACTGCTTAAAGCTGTgataattgtgatttcagaGTCAGACCTCAGGAGAGTCCTTTCAAAAACTTCTTGATCAGATAGAGAACATTACAGCTCAAGAGCTTTCTGTGTCTGTAAGTCTTCAAgagaaaaatgataaaataatcaaatctGAGTTGGTTGATTGATATAGCAGTTTTGTCTTACTGACTCTCTTAACTACATATAACTATTTATCTGATCAATAAATTAGACAATGACCAGCATTTTGACTCTGGCCTTCAACGCTTCAGAGAAGATTTTAgagacatcatcatcatcatcatcatcatcatcatcatcagccaACACAACTGAACTAGCCTCCTATGGAAACCACATGTTAAAAGCCAGCAAGAAACTCATATCTACATTGGTGAAGTCGACAGACAAAAATGACAGTGACAGTTTTATTCTTGCTGCTGTAGGTGAGTGGAGAAACCGTTATCATTGATGATGAAACTGAGATTATATATGATGTCAGGGACTTCAGTAAATAGAGCAGGGAGTAGAGGTGGATCACAGATGGCAGACAACAACAATGATAAATCCAGCTACAGTAACTATATAATTGAGTATGAGCAACAAATGTTTTAACTGAGAACAGAAATCACTAGCTGTATCTTTTGTTTTTGATGTCAAAGTTCAGTATTTTGGTGCAAATTCATCTGTCATTTGGTAGACATGTCCTGAAAAAACCCTAATCctgaaaaacctttaaaaaagaaattacaGCATTAAACACGtgttcatttacaataagtagTTCATGGTTTGGTGACCACGAtgtgttttgtgaatatttgcTGTCTCGAGCATAGTGCAATCAACATTCACAATTTACCAAACATTTACCAAACTCTCAAATGATAAAAATAGAAAGTGTATAGTAATAATCAATTTTACGGTAATAATCAATTACAGTGTTTAATTTTAAGGACATTTTAGTCAAGCTACATCATGAAGACCTGAAAATAGtgaatattcattttatttatttgtcatgtgcaaattgattttattgaaattttataaaaaaaaaaaaatattgcaaataaatatacatagaaAATaactgcttgtttgtttttaatcagAGGGACAAGTCTTCATGGTTGGACCAAATGTCACCTTAAATAAAATCCCTCGACTTGAAACAACAAATTCTTCCGTGGACATCGATCTCATTGGGATCGCCAAGAACAACGTTGGaagtatttgaaatgttttaatttgattaaattaaaaacaaatcattAAAAGGGTCATACCATCGCCACTAAACcacatttacttatttttttgatAGTTCATGTTTTAACATATTATTGCATGTATGCTTTTGTTTCTTTCACACAGGATCAGCTTCTGTGGCATTCATGAGCTACAACACAATGGAGAATCTACTGAAGCCAAACTTATTCAACACACCGAATGGCACGGATAAAACCATGATGTCCACTGTGATCTCAGCTACTCTTCCCAAAACCAACAACACTGAACTCACCAAACCAGTCAACTTCACCCTCAAACACATCAGAGTGAGAGACTGAAATGTGCTTTTGTCCAACTCCAACAACATCTAATATTCAGTGTTATAATATTTTCTGCatgttctttcttcttttttcaggAGCTCGACCCCAACGGTTCTCTGTCCTGTGTGTACTGGAATGTCAGTGAGTGGGTTGTAGATGGATGTTCTGTTTTAAAGACCAACAGCAGCTTCACCGTGTGTTCCTGTGTTCATCTGTCAACATTCGCTCTCATCATGCAAACCCCATCAATCCCACTCCCATCAGAGGTACAAAAGTGAATAAATAAAACTCCTCAAAAGATTGAAACATTGAATGCACTAgccaaattcaaatgaaatCTAGAGTAGATGGTCAACATTTATAGTGACCATTCAAGAGCAGCACAGATTTGGCACACATATCCTCTGACATGTTTTCTCAGAGCAACTCACTGTTGGAGTTGGTGAATCTGGTGTGTGTGATCGTGGGGCTGGTGTTCTTCAGTTTGGCCCTGTTGTCCTTTGCCCTTTGTCAGTGGAGTCCTGGAGTGAATAATGTGGCTCGAGTCAACCTCTGCATGAGTTTGCTGTTGGCTCACCTTCTGTTCCTGCTCACACAACAGTTTCTGAGCCTCATACGCCGTCATCAGGTGAGAATGATGAAGGAGCCCTACAGCTCAGCACACCCTCACTGAGAATCATCATAACCCTCTCTCACTGTCTCCAGGTGTTGTGTGCCGTGATATCCGGTGTTGTGCACTTCCTCTTTCTCTCCGGCTTTGTGTGGATGTTCATTGAAGCTGTGCTGCTCTTCATCTGTGTGACGAACCTATCACGGATCAGCTCTGAAAAGAGGAAGGTGCTTAACAGTGGATTCCTGTGTGTGATTGGATATGCGGTTGCTCTGGTTGTGGTGGGCGTGTCTGGCTGGCTGGTTCCTGATGGCTACGGCAGCGAACAgtgagttgttgttgttgtttttaagttgATTTGTTTTGAAAGGAAATAAAGTAGTTCTGTGCTTTTGTGACATCTctgataaaaatacatttatactgtatcagcatcatggatgagattaaaatctttaaaatttcAATAGTCAGCACCTAAATTCATTCAGTTATTATATTGTGTTTTCCTTTAAACAGCTGCTGGATTAAAATGGATAAAGGTTTTATCTGGAGTTTTCTGGGTCCTGTTACTGTCATACTTGCAGTaagcacatttttttatttcttatgatTTAATTTGTAGTAAAGAGAAAACAAGatgattaattatttgttttctACTTTTCAGTTGAACATGATTCTCTTCATCAGCATCATCATCAGTCTGAGCTCAACTCTCAAAAATCTGAAcgctgaaatttcacagatgAAACAAACCAAGTATCAAACGTTCAGATTTGAACACTCCAtagaaaatatacatatatagtcAATAGACCTATTTTGTGTTTGCAAACGGCAATGTTTTTTGTGGGTGGTGCCTACCTGGTGGCAGAAAATAACAGTTCTGCAAGTAGCAGTCTGTGGAAGCCAcggaataaaagaataaaaaagttcatttcgagtttatatctcacaattctgacttttattctTCCAAATctaagtttaaaagaacagactttttttcccccttcagaattgagatataaactcacaattgcgagaactgggagatataaacatgcaaatgcaagaaaaaaagtcttgtAAGATAAAGATGTTATAGGCTAAGTTTAAAAATGAtctatgtaaaatgttataggcttaaatattatttcaatctGTAACTGCTATGTGTGTCCCCTATGACTTGCttatgtgaatattatgaagACTTGCTGTTTACATTAAATTCATGCTTTAATAGTAGACTAATCATCGCAGGTTTCATCAGTTCAGTCTGTGACTTGCAACATAAACGTCTGTGTTTTGCTTCAAAGGACATCTTCAACGACGGTATTCTATAAAAATGAAGACTATTTTTTGCATTCCAATTCTGACGTTCAAAGGCACAACAAAACCtttttctcttattctgtgGATTTTTCCGATTTTCCTCTACTTGTTATCGTTATTTTTCTGCCACCACTGTGCGTACGCAGCTACAAGTGATATAACTATGACTTCTGCTCCAAACTGGTCAATAGAGACACATAaactctctttctttctctgcagGATTATGGTATTTAAAACACTGGCTCAGTTTATGGTTCTTGGTTGCTCCTGGATTCTGGGCTTCTTCACTAATGGCAGTAAGGTGCTGGAGATCATCTTCCTGATCTTGAACTCCCAGCAGGGAACCTTCATCTTCCTGATCTATTGTGTCCTCAATAATGAGGTCAGATATTACTCAATTTACCATCATATTCCATGTCAAAACTGAATATAAAAGACTATTAGAGTTGCTACCGCTCTTCCATTTCCTTCCTGTGATGAATATTCAAATCCTTTGAAAGGATTAATGCTATGCAGTGAGACAGACGGATCAAACTTCAAGcatttaaaactacttcaaacttttagGCCAGGCTTGTCCTCAGTAATGAGTTCTTTTTATCATCCTGCTCAATAGGAAAACCACTGATCAGTGTCTTTCTCCAAAACAGTACAGTATACCACTATGTTTGGCCTTCCGAAAATGGATGAAATTAGAAATCAGTGATtaagatttatttataaagttgTTCCTTAGCAGTACAACCCATATGTTTCCTTGTATACAGCACGTTTTACAGAGTAACGCTTCCTGAAACTAAGAGAGTACAACGCTGACTACATACAAAGACCACTTACCACTGTGAAATGTTCTGCTCAAGTCATGCTTGCAAAGTTGGCTTGATCAAACACATTTTCAGAATCCGACTCGGGGCTCGAACTGATACAGTAAAACAGACATTATTAACTGTGTGTTTACAATTGCTTAAAGCCTCTGAAGCTTGCAATTATGGTAAGGGGCATTACGTTTCCGACACGCGTTTGAGGCATTTGGCCAATCAAAATGCATTGGGTCTGCTGGCCAAAAGGAGCATACTGAGCTTTTCAGAAAGAGGGGCATTGTAGACATCAGCATGTTTCAGACAGACTGGGAATAAATAGAGGAGTTGCAATTAGGGGTGTTCAATTCCAGGTTTTTTGGGGTCGACTCAGATTCCCGACTCCCACCATAGGAGTCGAAGGTATCAACTCCTGGAATCGATTCCATTTGCTCTATTTACTTTAAGTCAAAACGGGGTCGGCAATATAACAACTAAGGATTGCCatctttattttacattaaaggcAGGCTATTCTTTTTCCAAATGTAGGATGTATGACGTAGGCATAACATAAGCTTAGAATTGAGAAATGCAGAAGCGCAGAGAATagagcaaaataaaaacaaattagtAAGTCTAAACTGAgaagttttaaagaaaaaatgtcagatttcgatataagagaagaggag from Chanodichthys erythropterus isolate Z2021 chromosome 8, ASM2448905v1, whole genome shotgun sequence encodes:
- the LOC137024245 gene encoding adhesion G protein-coupled receptor E3-like, whose protein sequence is MYVPSPQSLYPADAATCLSQTSGESFQKLLDQIENITAQELSVSTMTSILTLAFNASEKILETSSSSSSSSSSSANTTELASYGNHMLKASKKLISTLVKSTDKNDSDSFILAAVEGQVFMVGPNVTLNKIPRLETTNSSVDIDLIGIAKNNVGRSASVAFMSYNTMENLLKPNLFNTPNGTDKTMMSTVISATLPKTNNTELTKPVNFTLKHIRELDPNGSLSCVYWNVSEWVVDGCSVLKTNSSFTVCSCVHLSTFALIMQTPSIPLPSESNSLLELVNLVCVIVGLVFFSLALLSFALCQWSPGVNNVARVNLCMSLLLAHLLFLLTQQFLSLIRRHQVLCAVISGVVHFLFLSGFVWMFIEAVLLFICVTNLSRISSEKRKVLNSGFLCVIGYAVALVVVGVSGWLVPDGYGSEHCWIKMDKGFIWSFLGPVTVILALNMILFISIIISLSSTLKNLNAEISQMKQTKIMVFKTLAQFMVLGCSWILGFFTNGSKVLEIIFLILNSQQGTFIFLIYCVLNNEVRQQYRNCFRCLCGVQQH